From the genome of Miscanthus floridulus cultivar M001 chromosome 10, ASM1932011v1, whole genome shotgun sequence, one region includes:
- the LOC136489512 gene encoding uncharacterized protein, with protein sequence MYFWMQLQAVDLFAVGNQTRKTKKKKNPWTGPPSPSTSPPSHPCAAAAASWIYASSPSSSLDPVLPALDPSPEDGHALDPPPGDATTLDPPPKDGHTLDPPPVSALAPGSRQPPPPRARSREATGSRSRWGCELVGEAPPAPGHATTEMHVLAASVHGNGAARPPPPEGREEREGCSRVLTASARAIGATRPPPPEGVEERDGRCAPSGGEGEEREAGALGGRGATRLIRRGGAPRSSVRMRGGTLGVRLGLSAGCI encoded by the exons ATGTATTTTTGGATGCAGTTGCAGGCGGTCGACCTTTTCGCCG TTGGTAATCAAAcacgaaaaacaaaaaaaaagaaaaacccgtGGACAggcccgccgagcccatccacgAGCCCACCGAGCCAtccatgcgccgccgccgccgctagctgGATCTAtgcgtcgtcgccgtcgtcgtccctgGATCCGGTCTTGCCCGCCCTCGATCCGTCGCCGGAGGACGGGCATGCCCTAGATCCGCCGCCGGGGGATGCCACCACCCTCGATCCGCCGCCGAAGGACGGCCACACCTTGGATCCGCCACCGGTGAGCGCGCTCGCCCCTGGATCTCGTCAGCCTCCGCCTCCTCGTGCCAGATCTCGCGAAGCCACTGGATCCAGATCACGTTGGGGCTGCGAACTTGTTGGAGAGGCGCCGCCTGCTCCCGGCCACGCCACCACTGAGATGCACGTCCTCGCCGCCTCCGTCCACGGCAATGGGGCCGCGCGCCCACCACCGCCAGAgggaagagaggagagggaggggtgCTCGCGCGTCCTCACTGCCTCCGCCCGTGCCATCGGGGCCACGCGTCCACCACCGCCGGAGGGAGTTGAGGAGAGGGATGGGCGTTGCGCTCCAtcgggaggggagggagaggagagggaggccgGGGCGCTAGGAGGGAGAGGCGCGACACGCTTGatcaggaggggaggggcgccgcggTCGAGTGTCAGGATGAGAGGAGGGACGCTGGGAGTGAGGCTAGGGTTAAGTGCCGGTTGCATATGA